In Patescibacteria group bacterium, the sequence AAACAATCTTTTCTGGATCTGGATTATGAGTTCCGCACAACTCGCAGACCCAACCCTTCTTTGTTACTCGCTGGGGACCATCCGGCTCGTAGTGACACATCTTAACCTCCTATGGCCTTGAGAATCGCAACCAGTTCAACCCCCAAGACTTTGACTGGTGAACCGAACCAACTATTCCTGGCTCACTAGGAGCTTGAGGGCTAGCTGATCCTGCTGGTTTTTCTCCACCGCAGCTAGTACAGCACCAGACCGGATTTGCGTTTTGGTTCTTTGCTCCGCATTTTGAACAAATCCAGAAATCCGGCTCGTCCAGATCCAGGGCGCCATGGGCATTAAAGTCCATCACTGCCTCCTTTATGGTAGAATAAGGAGGACACAGGCAGGCGCCTTAGGGTATTTGGCCTGCCTGTGTCCTTTTATAAGAACTAATTTATATACCGGTTAGTTCTCTGATCCGGTCAGGATCAACATCAACGATGATCCCATTTCTCATAGCGATCAAAATCGCACATGATTTTTACCTCCTTTCTTTTAAGAATGCCTGTTGGTTTCGCAACAGGTTATTAATGACTCTTTCGCCTATTCTAATGTTCTTAAGAACATTAGAATAGTTAATCATTAATAATCTGCTGTGAAAAATCCTCTAATTGCGCTTAAAAATAAATAAAAATCCTCTCGTTGCTTGAGAGGTTTTTGGTTTAGTTAAATAAATTATTCGCCTAAAAATCAGCTGAAATCAAAAGACCTCTCAAGCGCTGGGAAACGATAAGCATGATCCCATCGGCAAACGAGGTTTCTAATATCTTTAATCTTTAATTGGTTTAGTAAGCTATTCATTGAAGATATAATTATTTTAAGCTATTTTTTGGGGTTGTCAATCCCGCACTAGATTTTCAGCGTTCTTTCAACTATTGCGTTTATTAGGAATAATTATAAGTTTAGGTTTAACAAAGTTTTTAGTCTGCCTTTTCAACTTAATCATTCAGAAACAATAATTTGCTGAAAATTCAGTGCGGGGTAAACTTTTTGATTAGGTCGTTTTTCTTAACTTTTTCCTGTTTTCCGGATTCAAGCCAGCGGACTGAAACACAATTATCTTTTATTTCTTCTGAACCGAGAATAACTATTGCTGGAATTTTTTTATTATCAGCATATTTTATCTGTTTAGCTAAAGAGTCTTCTGGATTTGGGTATAACAAAACATTGATTTTTTTCTGCTTCAGCCAAGAAAATAATTTTATTGATTCATTAACAAAATTATTATCAAAAATCGTGATTAAAACCTTACTTTGTTCTTTGATTTTTTGTTTCCATAGTCCGGTTTCCTCAATCACATCACAGATCCGGTCTAAACCAATCGTGGTTCCGGTCGCTGGGATCTCTGGTCCGCCCAACTGGTTGATTAAATTATCATACCGGCCGCCGCCAGTAATTGAACCAATCTTTGGCTTTTCCACATAAGTTTCAAAGATCGGGCCGGTATAATAATCCAAGCCCCGAACCAAAAACGGAGTAAATTGATAATAATTCTTATCCACCTCAAAATCATTTAAAAAACCAAAGAGCTGGCTTAAATCTTTATCCGGCCCAGCTTCAGCCAAAACTTTAAAGGCTCTGCTGATAAAATCTTTATCAAAACCTTTAGTCAAAAGCTCTTGCTCTGCTCCGGTTTTACCAATTTTTTCCAGCTTATCAATTATCTGTAAAATTAAGAACTGCTGTCCTTGATTTTTAACTCCTAATTTTTCCAGCAAAGAAAACAGTACCTGCCGGGAGTTAATCTTAATAGTAAACTTCTCAAAGCCAAGCTTTTTCAACGCCTGATAAATCACGGCAATAATCTCGGCATCAGCCAAAACCGAGTTAACCCCAAAAGTGTCAACATCGCATTGGGTAAACTCGCGATACCGGCTTTTCTGGGGTTTTTCCGCTCGCCAGACCGGCTGAATCTGGTAGCGTTTAAACGGCAGTTTCAGCTCATTCTGATACTGCGCCAAAACCCGGCTGGTCGGCACAGTTAGATCATACCTTAAGCCAACCTGGCGCTTGCCTTTGTCTTTAAAAGTATAGACCAGCTTATCTGCTTCTGCGCCGTATTTACCTAACAAAACCTCAGCGTATTCCAAGGCCGGAGTTTCCAGCGGCTCAAAACCAAAATCCTCGAACACGCTGACAAATGTTTTAATCACCTGATTTCTGATTTTCATCTGTTCGGGCAGAAAATCCCGAAACCCTTTTAATGTTTGCGGTTTTTGCTTGTTCATATTTATTTTTACAAAGATAGCCTCTGTTTTAAATAAATCTGAGGCGACTAAGGAGATTTGGCCACAAGTCCGCTCCGCCGTATCAAACACGGCTCCGCGGCTCGCGATCCCGCCTCGCGTCCCTCGCCTATGGCTCGGGACAAGCTCCGGTTTTCAAATCCCTGAAAAAAGCAAAGCAGTTTGCTTTTTTCTTGGGTGGCTGAGGGGATTTGAACCCCCGACCTTCAGGGCCACAACCTGACGCTCTGGGCCGGACTGAGCTACAGCCACCATAAATTAAAAAAGACCTTGGCGGCCTAATCTTTGCTTATAAAGCTGTTGCTTTATAATTTTAGATCAGCTCCGCCTAAGCGACACTGATTGCTGGATTTTCTGCCTTCTTAAACGCTTCTGCCTAAGAAGGGTTACGGTTCAGCTTCCGTCCTCGTTTGACGAGGCAGCCTCGCGGATCGTGACTCCGCTTATTCGTGTTCCCACGAAACGCTTTATATTAATTGTCAATGATTTAGTATAAATTTAATAATTATTTTTGTCAAGAACTTGTACGATTCTACTTTCTTTTTAGTGACATTCTGCCCGATAAAATCTCCTATCCTTCGGTCATTCATCAACTCTCAGTTCTTGACCGAGAGTTTGGTTGGGTTTTTATTTACTTTATTTGTTTACCTTCTTTGTTTAGCTTTTTGCTTATTTTTTACTTATTTTACCTGTTAAAGATTGCCTATTGTCTACTATCTGTCCGATCGGACAGATAGTAGACAAATCAAGTTTTAGCAAGCAAAAAGATTAGGGATTAAAGTTAAACCAATAAAAACCAATTAAAATGGAAAACTCCGCAAAAGCGGAGTTTTCCAGTGTCTTCGGGTTCTGGGCCGAAGCCTTTCGCCTGAAGACATTGTTAGTATAGCAGAGAATTGAAAAATGTCAATATCGATATTTGGCACTGATTGTTTTACACGTTATAATGAACAAACAATGAAAGAGTTAATCAACAACCTTAAACAAAACTGGGTAAAAAATCTCGGTTTAGCCATTCTAATCGGCGCCGGCTTGTTTTCTGTTTGGCTTTTAGCCCTGACCTATAACCTGCCCTCGCCAGAAGGCTTTGACCAGAGAATCATCAACCAATCAACCAAGATTCTTGACCGGACCGGAAAAACAATCCTTTATGAAGTTCATGGCGAAGAGAAAAGAACAGTTGTCAGTTTTGACCAAATCCCGGAAATAATGAAACAAGCAACTTTGGCGGCTGAAGACGCCGAGTTTTATTCCCATCCAGCTTTTGACATTAAAAGCATGTTCCGGGGCTTATTCATCAATCCGATTTTCCGAGGCACCAGCGTCCAGGGCGGTTCAACCATTACCCAACAGCTGGTCAAAAATGTTTTTTTGACTCCGGAAAGAACTGTCGCCAGAAAAATTAAAGAATTAATCTTGGCAATTAAATTAGAGAAAAAATATTCCAAGGACCAGATTTTAGAGTTTTATCTGAACCAGATTCCTTACGGTTCAAATGCTTATGGAATTGAATCTGCCAGCCAGACTTTTTTTAACAAACCTGTTGCTGAACTTAATTTGGCTGAAGCCGCTTTACTTGCTTCTTTGCCTAAAGCGCCGAGTCTTTACTCACCATACGGCAGCCACACAGACAAATTAAAACAACGGCAAGAATATATTTTAGACCGAATGACTGAACTTAATTGGATTGCTCAAGAGCAAGCAGACCAAGCCAAGCAAGAAAAATTAAACTTTCCAAAGCAAAGATTTCCGATCAAAGCGCCGCATTTTGTTTTTTATGTCCGATCGCTGTTAGAAGAGATGTACGACCCGCAGTTAATTGAAACCGGCGGCTTGAATGTTCAAACCACTCTGGATTGGGAGCTCCAGCAAATTGCTGAACAAGCAGTTTATGACGGCGCTTTACGCAATGATCAAAACTGGCACGCTGATAATGCCGCTCTTTTAGCTCAAGACCCAAAAACCGGAGAAATTTTAGCCATGGTTGGTTCACGCGATTGGTACAATTTAGAAAAAAACGGTCAAGCTAATGTCGCTTTATTAACAAGACAACCGGGTTCGGCATTTAAACCGTTTGTTTATTTAAAAGCGTTTGAGAAAGGCTATACTCCGGAAACAATTTTATTTGATGCCTGGACTGAATTTAACACCGGCTGCAATTTAGATCCCGCCTTAAATCCAAGTTCTTGTTATCATCCGCAAAACTATGACAATCAATTCCGCGGCCCAGTCAGTTTAAGAAAAGCCTTAGCTCAATCTCTTAACGTCCCGTCGGTTAAACTGCTTTATTTGGTTGGAATTAAAGACGCGATTGAAACCGCAAAAAGCTTTGGCATTACCACCTTAACTGAAAACCCGAATTATTACGGTTTATCCTTAATCTTGGGCGGCGGCGGGGTCCGATTAATTGATATGGTCCAAGCTTACAGCGTCTTTGCTAATGATGGCCTTTGGCGCAAACAAACCGCGATTCTGAAAATCACTGACAGCCAAGGTAATGTTTTATACGAAAACAAGCCTGAACAAAAACAGGTTTTTGAGGGCAAATATATCCGGGTGCTAAACAATGTTCTGTCCGATGATCTGTCCCGGACGCCGACTTTTCAACTTAATGGACCTTTAACTGTGCCCGGCTATCAAGTTGCGGCTAAAACCGGCACCTCCCAAGATTATATTGACGCCTGGACTTTTGGTTATAGTCCTAATTTGGTTGCCGGCGTTTGGGTTGGCAATAACGAATACAAGCCAATGCAAAGAGATGCGGCTGGCGGCATGGCCGCGGCGCCGATCTGGAACGACTTTATGAAACAAGCTTTAACTCATTTCCCTAAAGAAAATTTTCCTCCGGCAGAACCCTTACCTGCGCCAAAACCAATCTTAAGCGGACAATATCTAATCAATTCAGAGATCCATAATATTCTTCACTGGCTTGATAAAAATAACCCTTTAGGGCCCCAACCGATCAACCCCCAAACAGATCCCCAATATAATTATTGGGAATTTGGTTTGCAAAAATGGCTTAGCCAGAACCCTGGTTTAATTAATCAAACTCCGGACAGCTCCAATCCCTCAATCATCTTGCTCGAACCAAAAGAAAATACCAAAATCAAACCGAATCAGTCATTAAAAATCAGCTTTAAATTGAATCCGAATATTTTGCTGGAAAAAGTTGAGCTTTACTTTAACCAAAGCTTGGTGGTAGTTTTCCAGCCGAATGAACAGAATCTTTATTCAGTGTTTTTTGTCCCTTCAGAGCTTAACCAGA encodes:
- the hisS gene encoding histidine--tRNA ligase, yielding MNKQKPQTLKGFRDFLPEQMKIRNQVIKTFVSVFEDFGFEPLETPALEYAEVLLGKYGAEADKLVYTFKDKGKRQVGLRYDLTVPTSRVLAQYQNELKLPFKRYQIQPVWRAEKPQKSRYREFTQCDVDTFGVNSVLADAEIIAVIYQALKKLGFEKFTIKINSRQVLFSLLEKLGVKNQGQQFLILQIIDKLEKIGKTGAEQELLTKGFDKDFISRAFKVLAEAGPDKDLSQLFGFLNDFEVDKNYYQFTPFLVRGLDYYTGPIFETYVEKPKIGSITGGGRYDNLINQLGGPEIPATGTTIGLDRICDVIEETGLWKQKIKEQSKVLITIFDNNFVNESIKLFSWLKQKKINVLLYPNPEDSLAKQIKYADNKKIPAIVILGSEEIKDNCVSVRWLESGKQEKVKKNDLIKKFTPH
- a CDS encoding PBP1A family penicillin-binding protein, whose amino-acid sequence is MSISIFGTDCFTRYNEQTMKELINNLKQNWVKNLGLAILIGAGLFSVWLLALTYNLPSPEGFDQRIINQSTKILDRTGKTILYEVHGEEKRTVVSFDQIPEIMKQATLAAEDAEFYSHPAFDIKSMFRGLFINPIFRGTSVQGGSTITQQLVKNVFLTPERTVARKIKELILAIKLEKKYSKDQILEFYLNQIPYGSNAYGIESASQTFFNKPVAELNLAEAALLASLPKAPSLYSPYGSHTDKLKQRQEYILDRMTELNWIAQEQADQAKQEKLNFPKQRFPIKAPHFVFYVRSLLEEMYDPQLIETGGLNVQTTLDWELQQIAEQAVYDGALRNDQNWHADNAALLAQDPKTGEILAMVGSRDWYNLEKNGQANVALLTRQPGSAFKPFVYLKAFEKGYTPETILFDAWTEFNTGCNLDPALNPSSCYHPQNYDNQFRGPVSLRKALAQSLNVPSVKLLYLVGIKDAIETAKSFGITTLTENPNYYGLSLILGGGGVRLIDMVQAYSVFANDGLWRKQTAILKITDSQGNVLYENKPEQKQVFEGKYIRVLNNVLSDDLSRTPTFQLNGPLTVPGYQVAAKTGTSQDYIDAWTFGYSPNLVAGVWVGNNEYKPMQRDAAGGMAAAPIWNDFMKQALTHFPKENFPPAEPLPAPKPILSGQYLINSEIHNILHWLDKNNPLGPQPINPQTDPQYNYWEFGLQKWLSQNPGLINQTPDSSNPSIILLEPKENTKIKPNQSLKISFKLNPNILLEKVELYFNQSLVVVFQPNEQNLYSVFFVPSELNQTNKILIKAITKSGDVSELEKELFSE